One window of the Solanum stenotomum isolate F172 chromosome 11, ASM1918654v1, whole genome shotgun sequence genome contains the following:
- the LOC125845912 gene encoding uncharacterized protein LOC125845912, with protein MLTYQNPLPQHSYYSQYTQIPQPYYHPSLAPYPVYTTQPTYYPPKAPVYPNPSRYQPPYPSQSHYQPQNRPSNAPRPYPNFEKRPAKIYTPLAEPLTQQYERLKTAGILQPIQGQISNPLSRWYDETKHCAYHSGATGHGTESCLTFKDKIETLIKEDSTQRCFPQFPWDYSIDARDKGKGKIVVEVVAAGMTRFRRCYAPEEVIQGGPNKENNQKRVVTEAEVEDFWRKMLTKEYSVVEQLKKTPSQISLMALLMNSATYRNALVKVLNEVYVPAETTSENFSAMVGQVLEANKVTFHEDELLPEVVNICPFTTLRALGIDFGKIRESHVRVRGFDGTQRGVIGEIDLPLQIGPMEFIVEFQMLDISASYSLLLGRPWIHMAGAVPSILHQTLKFVWNHQEIIVHGEGQGLGEKLDGIVEPIQLPGQKYTFGLGYEPTPEEISSVNLKRKSDIPLPQPIPPLNQSFSKAFAAQGLEEAVEDNLIKGLKNLFIEEVECNMILEDGTDAPTIWDVMLGDALNNWTCNPSPVLRESCKQTNKSVNAENVTCNEMSEQTPNSEQTFAEYEEDVQFGELTKEFEHFENKEKPNFDETETINLGDSAELVRETRISVHLTLSQRNELINLLRQYMNVFAWSYDDMSGLSTDTVSHRLPIDPSCPPVKQKSRKIKSDLSLKVKEEVSKQFDANVIRVTNYPTWLANIVPVPKKDGKIRVCVDYRDLNKASPKDDFSLPNIQILIDNCAKHELQSFVDCFTGYHQILLDDEDAKKTAFITPWGVYCYRVMPFGLKNAGATYRYNLKLNFAKCAFGVPARKLLGFIVSRKGIELDPSKIKAIQDLPPPKSRKDVMSFLGRLNYICRFIAQSTVICEPIFKLLRKDATTKWTEDCQKAFDRI; from the exons ATGTTAACCTACCAAAACCCATTACCCCAACATTCATACTATAGTCAGTATACCCAAATTCCTCAACCCTATTATCACCCTTCACTTGCCCCTTACCCAGTTTACACCACCCAACCAACGTATTATCCACCTAAAGCACCTGTCTATCCGAATCCATCACGATACCAACCCCCATATCCATCCCAATCCCACTACCAACCACAAAACCGTCCATCAAATGCACCCAGACCCTACCCAAACTTTGAAAAAAGACCAGCCAAAATTTATACACCTTTAGCTGAACCTTTAACCCAACAATATGAACGGTTGAAAACTGCAGGAATACTCCAACCAATCCAAGGACAAATTTCTAATCCCCTTTCTAGATGGTATGACGAGACCAAGCACTGTGCATATCACTCTGGAGCTACTGGACATGGTACTGAAAGTTGTCTTACTTTCAAAGACAAGATTGAGACATTGATCAAAGAAGATTCAACTCAAAGGTGTTTCCCCCAAT TTCCTTGGGATTACTCGATTGATGCAAGGgataaaggaaaaggaaagataGTTGTAGAAGTCGTTGCTGCAGGAATGACAAGATTCAGGCGTTGTTATGCCCCTGAAGAAGTTATACAAGGAGGACCAAACAAGgaaaacaaccaaaaaagggTTGTGACAGAGGCCGAAGTTGAAGATTTCTGGAGGAAGATGCTAACTAAGGAATATTCGGTTGTTGAACAACTGAAGAAAACTCCTTCTCAAATTTCTTTAATGGCCTTACTGATGAATTCTGCAACTTATAGGAACGCTTTGGTGAAGGTTTTAAATGAAGTTTATGTTCCAGCAGAGACCACTAGTGAGAACTTTTCTGCCATGGTAGGACAAGTTTTGGAAGCTAACAAAGTCACCTTTCATGAAGATGAGTTGCTGCCTGAAG TTGTTAACATATGCCCTTTCACTACTCTTCGAGCTTTGGGAATTGACTTTGGAAAGATTCGTGAAAGTCATGTAAGGGTTAGAGGCTTTGACGGGACACAAAGGGGAGTCATCGGAGAAATTGATCTGCCATTGCAAATTGGACCTATGGAGTTCATTGTGGAATTCCAAATGTTGGATATATCTGCTAGCTATAGTTTATTACTTGGAAGGCCATGGATTCATATGGCTGGTGCGGTCCCTTCCATTTTGCACCAGACtttgaaatttgtttggaaCCATCAGGAAATTATTGTTCATGGAGAAG GTCAAGGTCTTGGAGAGAAATTAGATGGAATAGTGGAGCCAATTCAATTACCTGGTCAGAAATACACATTTGGTCTTGGATACGAGCCTACTCCTGAAGAAATCTCATCGGTTAATCTCAAAAGGAAAAGTGACATTCCCTTACCACAACCTATCCCGCCCTTGAATCAGTCATTTTCCAAAGCGTTTGCTGCACAAGGATTAGAAGAAGCTGTTGAAGATAATCTCATAAAAGGACTCAAAAACTTGTTcattgaagaagttgaatgCAATATGATTTTGGAGGACGGCACCGACGCCCCGACCATATGGGATGTTATGCTTGGAGATGCTTTGAACAATTGGACTTGTAACCCGTCCCCAGTTCTCCGGGAATCTTG TAAGCAAACTAATAAATCTGTCAATGCCGAGAATGTGACATGTAATGAAATGAGCGAACAAACCCCGAACAGTGAACAAACTTTTGCAGAATATGAAGAAGATGTGCAGTTTGGAGAGTTGACTAAGGAGTTTGAACATTTTGAGAATAAAGAAAAGCCAAATTTTGATGAAACTGAGACGATAAATTTGGGAGATTCAGCAGAATTGGTGAGGGAAACAAGAATTAGTGTCCATTTGACTCTGTCCCAAAGAAATGAACTTATTAATCTTTTGAGACAATACATGAATGTGTTCGCATGGTCTTATGATGATATGTCGGGTCTAAGCACAGATACTGTTTCACACAGGTTGCCAATTGATCCCTCTTGCCCCCCAGTAAAGCAAAAGTCGAGAAAGATCAAGTCTGATTTGAGTTTAAAGGTTAAGGAAGAAGTCTCGAAGCAATTTGATGCCAATGTCATCCGGGTCACCAACTATCCCACGTGGTTGGCCAACATAGTACCAGTgccaaagaaagatggaaaaattAGAGTATGTGTAGATTATCGAGATCTCAACAAGGCTAGCCCGAAGGATGATTTTTCTCTCCCAAACATTCAAATACTTATTGATAATTGTGCAAAGCATGAGTTGCAGTCATTTGTTGATTGCTTTACAGGATATCATCAGATTCTACTGGATGATGAGGACGCGAAGAAAACCGCATTCATCACGCCTTGGGGAGTATATTGTTATCGGGTAATGCCTTTTGGACTCAAGAATGCAGGGGCAACATAT CGGTACAATCTAAAGTTAAATTTCGCAAAGTGTGCATTTGGTGTCCCTGCCCGGAAGCTGTTAGGTTTCATCGTGAGTAGGAAAGGGATAGAGCTGGATCCTTCAAAGATAAAGGCTATTCAAGACTTGCCTCCTCCAAAGAGTCGAAAAGATGTAATGAGTTTTCTTGGTCGCCTCAATTACATTTGTCGATTCATTGCACAATCCACTGTAATTTGCGAGCCAATCTTCAAGTTGCTGAGGAAAGATGCTACAACCAAATGGACGGAAGATTGTCAGAAAGCTTTTGATAGAATCTAG
- the LOC125845913 gene encoding uncharacterized protein LOC125845913, translated as MPLKTYFPDEEVLFIGEDIFEEYPGWRMFFDGAVNSKGVGAGAVLISESSQHYPISTKFRFLCTNNMAEYEACILGLRMAVDMNIQELLVIGDSDLLIHQVQGEWSTKNVKILPYLLCVKELCKKFVKIEFKHIPRAQNEFADALATLASMIQHPDKNYIDPIKVNVQDQPSYCFHVDEEPDREPWYYGIKRYGRTPGLGLLRCFNSQEASKLIEEIHGGTCGPHMNGFTLAKKILRAGYFRMTMETDCIRFVRKCHQCQIHGDLIRVPQNELNVTSSPWPFAAWGMDVIGPIEPATSNRHRFILVAISYFTKRIETSSYKSVTKKVVTNFVRNNIICIFGIPESIITDNGANLNSGLMHEICEKFKSIHHNSTPYRPQMNGAVEAANKNIKRILRKMTNNYKHWHESLSFALLSYRTTIKTSIGATPYLLVYRIEAVLPMKVEYHL; from the exons ATGCCTCTTAAAACTTATTTCCCTGATGAAGAGGTTTTATTTATTGGAGAGGATATTTTCGAAGAATATCCCGGGTGGAGAATGTTTTTTGATGGTGCTGTGAATTCCAAAGGAGTCGGTGCTGGAGCAGTGTTGATTTCAGAATCAAGTCAACATTATCCTATCTCAACAAAGTTTAGATTCTTATGCACAAATAATATGGCGGAGTACGAGGCTTGTATTCTTGGGCTTAGGATGGCTGTTGACATGAACATACAAGAATTGTTGGTTATAGGTGATTCCGACTTATtgattcatcaggttcaaggCGAATGGAGCACCAAGAACGTGAAGATACTTCCATATTTGTTGTGTGTGAAAGAATTGTGCAAGAAATTTGTCAAGATAGAATTCAAGCATATTCCTCGAGCTCAGAATGAGTTTGCAGATGCGTTGGCAACCCTGGCTTCTATGATTCAACATCCAGACAAGAACTACATAGATCCAATCAAGGTCAATGTGCAGGATCAGCCATCCTATTGTTTCCATGTAGACGAAGAACCGGATAGAGAACCTTGGTACTATGGCATTAAGAG ATATGGAAGGACTCCAGGTTTGGGATTGTTAAGATGTTTTAACTCTCAAGAGGCAAGCAAGTTGATTGAAGAAATACATGGAGGTACATGTGGGCCACACATGAATGGTTTCACTTTGGCAAAGAAGATTCTACGAGCTGGATATTTTAGGATGACAATGGAAACAGACTGCATCCGTTTTGTGAGAAAATGTCATCAATGTCAGATTcatggtgatttgattcgagtTCCACAAAATGAGCTAAATGTGACGAGTTCTCCTTGGCCCTTTgcagcttggggcatggatgtcattggccCTATTGAGCCAGCCACCTCAAATAGACACAGGTTCATTCTGGTAGCTATTAGTTACTTCACAAAGCGGATAGAAACATCTTCATACAAGTCTGTGACAAAGAAGGTGGTGACAAATTTTGTTCGCAATAACATCATTTGTATATTTGGGATCCCTGAGTCAATTATTACAGATAATGGAGCTAATCTCAATAGTGGCTTGATGCATGAGATATGCGAGAAGTTCAAAAGTATTCATCACAATTCCACTCCTTATCGACCTCAGATGAATGGAGCAGTTGAGGCCGCCAACAAAAATATCAAGAGGATATTGCGGAAAATGACTAATAACTACAAGCACTGGCATGAGAGTTTGTCCTTTGCCCTTCTTAGCTACCGCACCACAATCAAGACTTCGATTGGGGCAACACCTTATCTTTTGGTTTATAGAATAGAAGCAGTGTTACCAATGAAAGTTGAATACCATCTCTGA